In the genome of Halobacterium noricense, one region contains:
- a CDS encoding tRNA-dihydrouridine synthase, protein MFAPRVALASLSGESDAEWAEACARPAGAAFLGGIAIDEPTREAARAMVERDREEFLPADPIAFVDDQLAELDDAFLRAGVNARAVELDPLREAAAVCADHDAILEVNAHCRQDEMCDVGAGEALLRDIERLCEQVETASDVGAAVSVKVRAEVEGVHLPTLAKAIERAGADAIHVDAMDSRRVVRDVAEATDCFVVANNGVRNREDVFEYLAYGADAVSVGRPSRDPEHVQSVYAAVKEWFL, encoded by the coding sequence ATGTTCGCGCCGCGCGTCGCGCTCGCGAGCCTCAGCGGTGAGTCTGACGCCGAGTGGGCAGAAGCCTGCGCGCGCCCCGCCGGCGCAGCCTTCCTCGGCGGCATCGCCATCGACGAACCGACCCGCGAGGCCGCCCGTGCGATGGTCGAACGCGACCGCGAGGAGTTCCTCCCTGCGGACCCAATCGCGTTCGTCGACGACCAGCTCGCCGAACTCGACGACGCGTTCCTCCGCGCGGGCGTAAACGCCCGCGCGGTCGAACTCGACCCGCTACGGGAGGCTGCGGCGGTCTGCGCCGACCACGACGCGATACTCGAAGTGAACGCGCACTGCCGGCAGGACGAGATGTGCGATGTCGGCGCTGGCGAGGCGCTGCTGCGGGACATCGAGCGACTCTGCGAGCAGGTCGAGACGGCCAGCGACGTAGGCGCGGCAGTCTCCGTGAAAGTCCGCGCGGAAGTCGAGGGCGTCCACTTGCCGACGCTCGCAAAAGCCATCGAGCGCGCCGGTGCCGATGCAATCCACGTGGACGCGATGGATTCGCGGCGCGTCGTCCGCGACGTCGCCGAGGCGACGGACTGCTTCGTCGTCGCGAACAACGGCGTCCGCAATCGGGAGGACGTCTTCGAGTATCTCGCGTACGGTGCGGACGCGGTCAGCGTCGGCCGACCGAGCCGCGACCCCGAGCACGTGCAATCGGTGTACGCCGCGGTCAAGGAGTGGTTCCTGTGA
- the cofD gene encoding 2-phospho-L-lactate transferase, with product MTTFLAGGTGTPKLLAGGREVFDPAELTVVANTGDDVELGGVLVCPDVDTVLFEGGDVLDRETWWGIEGDDATTHDYLADLSRNAGIEPGPRYLPDDRQTTGRDLARWRRFSAASEFMFIGDRDRAVHVLRTSLLDEGNSLTEVTRTLADAFDLRADVVPMSDDPVATIVHTPDGELHFQEFWVAENGDPAVEDVAFRGAEDAAPADAALDALRDGPVIIGPSNPVTSIGPMLALDGVREALRESTVVAVSPFVEDEVFSGPAAKLMAAVGYDPSTAGVADAYPFADAFVLDDADGTSLDRPVVHTDTEMNDDADAERVARACREALQRASGEVA from the coding sequence ATGACGACGTTCCTCGCCGGGGGGACGGGCACCCCCAAACTCCTCGCGGGCGGCCGCGAGGTCTTCGACCCCGCCGAACTCACGGTCGTCGCGAACACCGGTGACGACGTGGAACTCGGCGGCGTGCTCGTCTGTCCCGACGTCGACACCGTGCTCTTCGAGGGCGGCGACGTACTGGACCGCGAGACGTGGTGGGGCATCGAGGGCGACGACGCGACGACCCACGACTACCTCGCCGACCTCTCGCGGAACGCCGGCATCGAACCGGGCCCGCGCTACCTCCCCGACGACCGACAGACGACGGGCCGCGACCTCGCGCGCTGGCGGCGGTTCTCCGCGGCCTCGGAGTTCATGTTCATCGGCGACCGCGACCGCGCGGTCCACGTGCTCCGCACCAGCCTCCTCGACGAAGGCAACTCCCTCACGGAGGTCACGCGGACGCTCGCGGACGCCTTCGACCTCAGGGCCGACGTCGTGCCGATGAGCGACGACCCGGTCGCAACCATCGTCCACACGCCCGACGGCGAACTTCACTTTCAGGAATTCTGGGTCGCGGAGAACGGCGACCCCGCGGTCGAGGACGTGGCGTTCCGGGGCGCGGAGGACGCCGCACCCGCAGACGCCGCCCTCGACGCGCTCCGGGACGGCCCCGTGATTATCGGCCCCTCGAACCCCGTCACGAGCATCGGCCCGATGCTCGCCCTCGACGGCGTGCGCGAGGCGCTCCGCGAGTCCACAGTTGTCGCCGTCTCTCCATTCGTCGAGGACGAGGTGTTCTCCGGGCCGGCGGCGAAACTGATGGCGGCAGTCGGCTACGACCCGTCGACGGCGGGCGTCGCGGACGCCTACCCGTTCGCGGACGCGTTCGTGCTCGACGACGCCGATGGCACGAGCCTCGACCGGCCGGTCGTCCACACGGACACCGAGATGAACGACGACGCGGACGCCGAACGGGTCGCTCGTGCGTGCCGTGAGGCACTCCAGCGCGCGAGCGGGGAGGTGGCCTGA